Part of the Kineococcus aurantiacus genome, GGATGCTGCTGCAGGGCGCGGCGAAGGACCTCACGCAGCGCGGGGCGAAGGCCGTGGAGGTCTTCGGCGGCGGGCCGGCCGCGGTGGGGGGCGACGGCAGCGGGGAGTCCGCGCACGAGCACGGGGAACCGTGCGTGCTGCCGGGGCACCTGCTGGAGTCGGTGGGGTTCACGGTGGTCCGGCCCCACCACCGGTACCCGCGGTTGCGGCTGGAGCTGAAGAACGCGCTGTCGTGGCGCGAGGACGTCGAAGCCGCCCTCGAACGACTCCTGGGCAGCGTGCGCCTGCCCACCCTCACCGGGGTGGCCCCCACGTGACGACGGCCGGTACCCCAAGGGGGTACCGGCCGTCGGGGGGACCCGTCGTCAGTCGACGAAGTCCTCGAGCTCCTTCAGCAGCACGGGCTTGGGCCGCGCGCCGATGATCGTCTTCACGACCTCACCGCCGGAGTACACGTTGAGCGTCGGGATCGACGTCACGCCGTACTTCGCGGCGATGCGCGGGTTCTCGTCGGTGTTGACCTTCACCACGGTCAGCTTCTCGCCGTGCTCGGCGGCGATCTCCTCCAGGATCGGGGCGACCTGGCGGCACGGGCCGCACCAGGGCGCCCAGAAGTCGACGAGGACGGGCTTGTCCGACTGCAGGACCTGCGCGTCGAAGGTGTCGTCGGTGACGGCGGCGGTGGCACTCACGGTGTTCCTCCTGGGTTCTCGGGGATCAGAGCTGGGGGCGGGCGACGGTCTCGGCGGTGGGCACCGCCGGGTCGGTCTCCTCGCGGGCGGGCTGCTCCAGCCCGGCGTCACCGCGGGCGGCGAGGTACCGCTCGGCGTCCAGGGCGGCCGAGCAGCCCATGCCCGCGGCGGTGATGGCCTGCATGTACTCGTGGTCGACGACGTCGCCCGCGGCGAACACGCCGGGCAGGTTCGTCCGGGTGGAGCGGCCCTCGACGAGGACGAAGCCGTTCTCGTCCAGGTCGACCTGGCCCTTCACGAGGTCCGTGCGGGGCTCGTGGCCGATGGCGATGAACAGCGCCGTCGCGGCGATCTCGCGGGTCTGGCCCGTCACGGTGTCCCGCAGCGTCAGGCCCTCGACCCGCTCCTCACCGGTGATGCCGACGACCTCGGAGTTCCACGCGAACCGGATCTTCGGGTTCTCCTCGGCGCGCTTGGCCATGATGCGCGAGGCGCGCAGCTCGCCGCGGCGGTGCACGATCGTCACCGTGCGGGCGAAGCGCGTCAGGAACGTCGCCTCCTCGACCGCGGAGTCACCGCCGCCGACGACGACGATGTCCTGCTCGCGGAAGAAGAACCCGTCGCAGGTGGCGCACCAGCTGACGCCGCGACCGGACAGCCGCTTCTCGTCGGGCAGCCCGAGCTCGCGGTACGCCGACCCCAGCGCGAGGATCACGGAGTGGGCGCGGTAGGTCTGGCCGCCACCGGTCGTGACCTCCTTGACGTCACCGTCGAGGCGGACGTCGACGACGTCGTCGGTCACGAGCTCCGCACCGAACTTCTCGGCCTGGGCGCGCATGTTGTCCATGAGGTCCGGGCCCATGACCCCGCCGGGGAAGCCGGGGAAGTTCTCGACCTCGGTGGTGTTCATGAGCGCACCGCCGGCGGTCACCGAGCCCTCGAAGACCAGCGGCCGCAGCTCCGCACGGGCCGCGTACAGGGCGGCGGTGTACCCGGCAGGCCCCGAGCCCACGACGATGACGTTGCGGATCTCGTTGGTGGTGCTCACCTGTGCGGACCTGCTTCCCTCGATCGGTGCCGGACCCCGCTGCCCGGGGTGCCGTGCTGACTGCTCAACCGATCGTAGGGGTCCAGTGTTCCCGCGCGAGGGGCCTCAGGAGGGCACCGGCACCGTGCTCAGGGCCTCGTCCCCGGGCGTGCAGTCCAGCGCCACCACGACGACCTCGCCGCCCGTCGGCGTCGTGTGCACGACGAACGCCGCCGGCCGCGAGCGCCAGGCCGCGATCTCCACGGCCACCACCGACGCCGGGTCGACGCCCAGCGGGGACGTGCAGGCCACCGCGTGCTCGGCCTGCGGCCGCTGCGCGGGATCGCTGGAGGCCGACGCCTCGCCCTGCGGGGCGCTGAGCAGGTCCGGCCGCCCACGCCCGGCGTCCTCCTGCGCGCCCGCCCCGACGGACTCCTCCCCGAGGTCCTGCACGGCCGCGACGTCGGTGTAGTCGGTGCCGCTGCGCAGGACCTGCACGTCCGGCGGCAGCGGCGCGGCCGCCGAGTCGCCCGCGGACGAGCCCGCCGCCGCGGAGGAGGCCGACCCGGCCTCGTCCGCGCCGGTCCGCAGCTGGTCCAGCGCGACCACGCCCGCGCCCGCCGCCACGACCAGCCCGGCCGCGGCGGCGAACACCCGCGGGACGCGGGGGCGGCGGCGGGCGGCCAGCGAGGCCACCGGCGTCGGCGCCGCCGCCGCGGCCAGGGCCCGCTCGACCCGCGCCACGACGTCCGCCGGCATGGGCCCGACGTCGGCCGCGCCCCGCAGCAGGTCGCGCACGCGGCGCTCCTGCGCGTCGAGCTCAGCGTCGTCGAACTCACCCACCGCGGACCCTCCTCCTGCGTCGTGGAACCCGCCTCGGGGAACCGGCACTACGACGTCCCACCACCCTCACGGGTTCCGTCCCGGGCCCAGCAACCCGGCCAGCGTCACCCGTCCGCGCGAGCAGCGGGACTTCACCGTGCCGACCGCCACCCCCAGGACCTGCGCGGCCTCGGCGACCGGGACGTCGTACATGTCGACCAGCACCAGCGCCGCCCGCTGCGCCTCCGGCAGCCGCGCCAGCGCCGCCGTCACGTCCAGCTGCGCCTCCACGTGCGGGGTGGCGTCGTCCACGACGGCCAGCGCGGCCCCGGTGCGGACGCCGTCGTCGCCGGACCCGGTCTCCTCCTCCAGCGGCCGGGTGGGGCGCACGGCCCGCCGGCGCGCGCGGTCCAGGCAGGCGTTGACGACGATCCGGTGCAGCCACGTCGTCACGGCGGAGTCCCCGCGGAAGCGGTCGGCGGCGCGCAGCGCCGAGACGAGCGCGTCCTGGACGGCGTCGGCGGCCTCCTCCCGGTCGCCCGTGGTGCGCAGCGCCACCGCCCACAGCCGGTCCCGGTGGCGGCGGACGACCTCGCCGAACGCCTCCGGGTCGCCCGCGACGTGCGCGGCGACGAGCTCGGCGTCGGTGCGCGGGTCCGGGACGCCCGCGCCGGTCACGGGACCGGGGTCCCCGTGACGGCGATCTCGGCGACCGCGACGCGGAAGGCGCCGTCGGTCGTCGGCAGCTGCGTGAACCAGACCGTCAGGTAGCGGGCCCGCACCGGCTGGGCCGGGGTGAGCGACTGCTGACCCCCGGCGGCGGGGGCCGCGGCGACGGGCTGCGCCCCGTCGGGGGTGTCCCCGGGCGCGGCCAGCAGCGACACCGCGCCGCCCTCGCCGCCCGCCGTCAGCGCCACCGAGGTGACGTCGACGGGGGCCCCGAGGTCCAGGAGCAGCCCGATGCCGTCCTTCAGCCCGCCGAAGGCGGCCGAGTTGTACCGCTGGCTCTGCCACGCCGTGGCCGGGTCGCCGTCGACGGCCCGCCCGGCGGTCTCGGAGGACTCACCACCGCCCTGCGGGTCCACCGCCGAGACGGCGACGACGGGCACCGGGCCCGCGGTGACCGCCGGCGGGGCCGACGTCGGGGCGGGGGCGGGGGCCGTGCCGGGCGTCGTGGCCGCCGGGGCGGACACGGGCGCGCTGGGCGTGGCCGGCGACGTGGGGCGCGGGACCCCGATGGAGGCGAGCTGCCACACGGCCAGCACCAGCCCCACCACCACGACGGCGCCCACGAGGGCCAGCACCAGGCGCGAGTCGTCGCGCGGCGGCCTGGCCGTGGAGTGCGGCCGCGTGAACGGCACGGGCGGCTCGGCCTCGGGGACGACCTCCTCGCGGTTCTTCAGGCGCCCCCGCACGGCGGCCGTCGCGGCCTCCCCGCGCATGCGGCGCAGCGTCTCGTCCCAGACGTCCATCGACCACGGCGCCAGCTGCAGCGCCAGCTCGGCCGGGTCGCGGGGGCCGTCCTCGTGCGGGCCGAACGTCACCGCGCACAGCGTGTCCAGGTCGTTGGGCACGTCGGGGCGCACGTCCTTGGGCGGCACCGGCCGCCCGTCGGCGTCGGGCGCCGCGGGCAGGGCGGCGTACGCGGCCACGCCCTCGACGCGGGGCCAGCGGGCCACCAGCCCGGCGTACACGAGCGCCACGAGCGCCACGGCGTCGCTGCGGTTGGCCAGCGCCGCCGCGCGCGAGGCCGACACCGCCGGCGGGTCCGGGTCGAGCGCGGCCTCCACCCCGACCCCGCGGACCCGCACGAGGCCGTCGGGGCCCAGCAGGACGTCGTCGGGGGTCAGGCGCGTGTGGTGCAGCCCGCGCCGGGCCGCGGTGTCGAGGGCACCGGCGACCTCGCCCACCAGCGCGCGCACGGCCGCCGGCTTGAGCGGGCCGCCCTGGAGCAGCTCCGTCATCGTCCGGCCCTCGACGGCCTCCTCGACGACGTACACCGACGGCGGGACGCCCTCGGACAGGTCCGTGCCGGCGTCCAGGATCCGCGGGACCCGCGGGTCGGTGATCATGGCGGCGCGCCGCGCGGCGTCGAGGAACTCCTCCGCGCGCGGGTCGCTGACCTCCAGGGTGCGCACCCGCACGGGCCGGTCGAGGGTCAGGTCGCGGCCCAGGTAGTCCCGCGTGCCGCGCTGCGCGCCGTCGGACCCGTGGGCCACCGACAGCTCGCGGTCCAGGACGTAGCGGTCGGCGACGAGCTGCTCGCCCGTGCTGCGGCCTGCCCCGTCCAGACCTGCCCCCCTGCTCGCGCGTGCCCCGTCCACCTGTCGGCCCCCATGCTAGGGCGCGGGCGCGGCGCGACGGTCCCCCGGCGCGCGGGCCGGGCCGGGCGGGGGGTCAGGAGGGGCGGACCGCCCCGTACAGCCCCGGCATCGCCACCCCCGCCACCCGCACGACGTCGCCGCTGTGGGGGGCGTGCAGGACCTTCCCGCCGCCCAGGTACAGCGCGACGTGGTGGATCGTCGAGGGGTCGGCGCCGCTGGCGTAGAAGACCAGGTCACCGGGTTGCAGCCGGTCCAGCGGGACCTTCGGCAGCGCCGCGTACTGCTGGCGGGACGTGCGGGGGATCGCGGTGCCCGCCTGCGCGTACGCCCACTGCGTCAGCCCGGAGCAGTCGAACGTCGCGGGGCCGGTCGCGCCCCAGACGTAGGCCGCGCCCTGGCGGGTGGAGGCCGCGGCGATGGCGGCCCGCGCGGTGGCCGTGGCCCCGTCCGTAGCCCCGTCCGTGATCTCGTCCGTGGCCCCGCTGGTGACCCCGGCGGTGGTGGCCGCGGGCGTCGCCGCGTCCGCGACGCCCGCCGCGGCGGCCCGCTCGGCGGCCGCGGCCAGCGCGGCCCGCCGGGCCCGCTCCTCCTCGGCGGCCACGGCCCGCGCGAGCGCCGCGTCCGCGTCGGCCAGCAGCCGCTGCTCGGCGTCCAGCGCCCGCGCCACCCGCTGCTGCGCCTGCGCGGCGGCGGCCTGCGCGGCGACCTGCGCCGCGCGCACCTCCCGCAGGTGCTCCTCGGCGGCCCGCGCCGCCTCCCGCGCGCCCGCGGCCCGGTCCACCGTCGCGGTGTCGTCGCCGACGACGGCCGCGGCGAGCGCCGCGTCCCGCGCCGCCGTCGAGGCCCCGTCGAGGTCGCCGCCGGCCAGCAGCCCCAGGCCCACCGGCAGGCTCACCGCCAGGCCCGGGCCCGCCATGTACAGCGACCGCACGCGGCGGGTCGCCTCCGCGCCCGCGCGGGTGCTCGCGCCCTCCGCGGAGTCCAGCACCGACCGCGCGCGCACCTCCCGCGCGGCGGCGTCCCGCACGTCCTCGACGGCCGTGTCGTACGCCTCGGTCGCGATCGACTGCTGCACCCGCAGCGCCTCGACGCGCGTGCGCAGCGCGTCGGCCCGCGCCGCCAGCGCCCCGCTCGTGGGCGTGCCCGGGTCGGCGGTGGGGTCGGCGTGGGCACCCGTCGCGGGCACTCCGAGCGCGAGCACCAGCGCTGCCGCCGCCACGACCCCCCGGACCCTCGTCACCGTCGATGGGTCGTCACCGCGTGTGAAGACCTTGACCGGACCGGGGACGCGGTGACCCGGACGGCGCACCCATCGGCGACCATCGACCCGTGAGCGCCACCCCCCAGAAGACCGCCCCCGACGAGTCCGGGGCCTCCCTGGCCCGGTCCAGCGCGCTGATGGCGAGCGGGACGCTGGTCTCGCGGGTGCTCGGGTTCGTGCGCGTGGCCCTGCTGGCCGCCGCCGTCGGCGGGACCGCCGGGGGCGTCGGCGGGCAGGTCTTCGACGTCGCCAACAAGGCGCCGAACAACTTCTACATCCTCGTCGCGGGCGGGGTG contains:
- the trxA gene encoding thioredoxin gives rise to the protein MSATAAVTDDTFDAQVLQSDKPVLVDFWAPWCGPCRQVAPILEEIAAEHGEKLTVVKVNTDENPRIAAKYGVTSIPTLNVYSGGEVVKTIIGARPKPVLLKELEDFVD
- the trxB gene encoding thioredoxin-disulfide reductase, encoding MSTTNEIRNVIVVGSGPAGYTAALYAARAELRPLVFEGSVTAGGALMNTTEVENFPGFPGGVMGPDLMDNMRAQAEKFGAELVTDDVVDVRLDGDVKEVTTGGGQTYRAHSVILALGSAYRELGLPDEKRLSGRGVSWCATCDGFFFREQDIVVVGGGDSAVEEATFLTRFARTVTIVHRRGELRASRIMAKRAEENPKIRFAWNSEVVGITGEERVEGLTLRDTVTGQTREIAATALFIAIGHEPRTDLVKGQVDLDENGFVLVEGRSTRTNLPGVFAAGDVVDHEYMQAITAAGMGCSAALDAERYLAARGDAGLEQPAREETDPAVPTAETVARPQL
- the sigM gene encoding RNA polymerase sigma factor SigM, which produces MTGAGVPDPRTDAELVAAHVAGDPEAFGEVVRRHRDRLWAVALRTTGDREEAADAVQDALVSALRAADRFRGDSAVTTWLHRIVVNACLDRARRRAVRPTRPLEEETGSGDDGVRTGAALAVVDDATPHVEAQLDVTAALARLPEAQRAALVLVDMYDVPVAEAAQVLGVAVGTVKSRCSRGRVTLAGLLGPGRNP
- a CDS encoding protein kinase family protein, with protein sequence MDGARASRGAGLDGAGRSTGEQLVADRYVLDRELSVAHGSDGAQRGTRDYLGRDLTLDRPVRVRTLEVSDPRAEEFLDAARRAAMITDPRVPRILDAGTDLSEGVPPSVYVVEEAVEGRTMTELLQGGPLKPAAVRALVGEVAGALDTAARRGLHHTRLTPDDVLLGPDGLVRVRGVGVEAALDPDPPAVSASRAAALANRSDAVALVALVYAGLVARWPRVEGVAAYAALPAAPDADGRPVPPKDVRPDVPNDLDTLCAVTFGPHEDGPRDPAELALQLAPWSMDVWDETLRRMRGEAATAAVRGRLKNREEVVPEAEPPVPFTRPHSTARPPRDDSRLVLALVGAVVVVGLVLAVWQLASIGVPRPTSPATPSAPVSAPAATTPGTAPAPAPTSAPPAVTAGPVPVVAVSAVDPQGGGESSETAGRAVDGDPATAWQSQRYNSAAFGGLKDGIGLLLDLGAPVDVTSVALTAGGEGGAVSLLAAPGDTPDGAQPVAAAPAAGGQQSLTPAQPVRARYLTVWFTQLPTTDGAFRVAVAEIAVTGTPVP
- a CDS encoding NlpC/P60 family protein produces the protein MAAAALVLALGVPATGAHADPTADPGTPTSGALAARADALRTRVEALRVQQSIATEAYDTAVEDVRDAAAREVRARSVLDSAEGASTRAGAEATRRVRSLYMAGPGLAVSLPVGLGLLAGGDLDGASTAARDAALAAAVVGDDTATVDRAAGAREAARAAEEHLREVRAAQVAAQAAAAQAQQRVARALDAEQRLLADADAALARAVAAEEERARRAALAAAAERAAAAGVADAATPAATTAGVTSGATDEITDGATDGATATARAAIAAASTRQGAAYVWGATGPATFDCSGLTQWAYAQAGTAIPRTSRQQYAALPKVPLDRLQPGDLVFYASGADPSTIHHVALYLGGGKVLHAPHSGDVVRVAGVAMPGLYGAVRPS